The genome window ATCGGATGGGAATCGATTTATGGCAACTGTTGGTTTTAAGTTAAAATAAGATAAATTTTCGATATGTTTATCAAGATTTTCTAACCCTTTTAATACTGCTTCTACATTGGGATTATTTAAATCGGCGAGTTTAGCACCTCCATGATATTTTAATGCTCTAACAGTAGCAACTAATACCGTCGCATTTGGGAAAAGACCCGCAATTTGCGACTTAATATTAAAAAACTTTTCTGCTCCTAAATCGCTTGCAAAACCGGCTTCTGTAACTACATAGTCTGAAAAAGTTAAAGCCATTTTGGTTGCAACAATGGAGTTTGTTCCTTGAGCGATATTAGCAAATGGTCCACCGTGAATAATAGCAGGATTACCTTCAATTGTTTGAACTAAATTGGGCATAATAGCTTCTTTAAGTAGGGCAGCCATTGCACCTTGTGCTTTTAAATCGCGAGCAAAAACAGGCTTGCCTTCCCATGTGTCGCCAATGTATATGTTTCCGAGTCTTTCTTTTAAATCGTTTATGTCTTTCGATAAACAGAGTATTGCCATAATTTCTGAGGCTGCTGTAATGTCAAATCCTGTTTCGCGAGGAACTCCATCGGTGGTGCCACCTAGCCCAATAACAATTTTTCTTAGAGCACGCTCGTTCATGTCCATTACTCTTTTCCAACGAATGGTACGGGGATCGATTCCTAGATTATGTTTTTTGTTTTGAAGATTATTATCGATTAGAGCAGCTAATAAGTTATGTGCTTTTTCTACAGCCGAAATATCGCCAGTAAAATGTAAATTTATTTCTTCCATAGGTAATACTTGACTATACCCACCGCCAGCAGCCCCTCCTTTTATGCCAAAAACAGGACCTAATGAAGGTTCTCTTAATACAACGGTCGTTTTTTTGCCAATACGATTCATAGCTTGCGTTAAAC of Bacteroidales bacterium contains these proteins:
- a CDS encoding formate--tetrahydrofolate ligase, encoding MKSDIEIAQAAKMRPITEIAKILGIPEDQIIPYGKYKAKIPLKLIDEEKRKQNKLILVTAITPTPAGEGKTTTSIGLTQAMNRIGKKTTVVLREPSLGPVFGIKGGAAGGGYSQVLPMEEINLHFTGDISAVEKAHNLLAALIDNNLQNKKHNLGIDPRTIRWKRVMDMNERALRKIVIGLGGTTDGVPRETGFDITAASEIMAILCLSKDINDLKERLGNIYIGDTWEGKPVFARDLKAQGAMAALLKEAIMPNLVQTIEGNPAIIHGGPFANIAQGTNSIVATKMALTFSDYVVTEAGFASDLGAEKFFNIKSQIAGLFPNATVLVATVRALKYHGGAKLADLNNPNVEAVLKGLENLDKHIENLSYFNLKPTVAINRFPSDTEEELNVVKQHCQQMGIDVSVIEVWAKGGAGAEELAHIVAKKADACKTCFKPLYDFEWSVEQKIETIATKMYGAKNVEYSLQAKQTIQKINELGFNKFPICMAKTQKSLSDDPAKKGRPRDFTIKIREIEIAAGAGFIIPIAGTIMRMPGLPDVPSAELIDIDNEGNISGLF